In Fibrobacter sp. UWB15, the following proteins share a genomic window:
- a CDS encoding cellulase family glycosylhydrolase, whose protein sequence is MVSAKPGFFVQDRFLYSKDNEKVILRGINHMFIWTDREGKTIPEIAKTGANCVRIVWNTRGRVSDLDNIIAQCIANGMIPIPEIHDTTGNWERLGDAVDFWLREETVQMISNHQQYLILNIGNEPGAESKSADEFFTVYNSIVTRMRAANIRIPLMIDADQWGQSEKNLLEVGPKLLQADPEHNLLFSLHMWWPSERHDPKATGYATVQDRIRGVLEASVEKNLPLIVGEFAPVAAGDIKEIPYKFIMAEAERLSIGWLAWSWGPGNFDSPEMDMTVHSSFNTLVGWGKEVCVDNPNGIQNTSVIPTFIQEKNFDTGSQAIDANLIQNGDFSADEPLTNWQVDFWGGKADVKVTKGVVRFDIKKAGKESWNLQFKQKLSLREGITYIFSMRAKADKPRTLNVNIKRDSEEYTPYANGRILDLSTSWQSFSWKFTMKEDSDPNALLIYDMGGVPISWELSDISLVQARSVEDRLNRTFQRNVQKNSGYFNAPNGPWELHLYSTKGELLEVLDKGRGGEGMRQYPKIERSGIMVVKDLSK, encoded by the coding sequence ATGGTTTCGGCAAAACCTGGCTTTTTTGTACAAGATCGTTTTTTATACAGTAAAGATAACGAAAAGGTGATTCTTCGTGGAATCAACCATATGTTTATTTGGACAGACCGCGAAGGAAAAACCATTCCCGAAATAGCCAAGACGGGAGCCAATTGCGTAAGAATCGTTTGGAATACCCGCGGCCGCGTGAGCGACCTCGACAACATTATTGCGCAGTGCATCGCTAACGGAATGATTCCCATTCCCGAAATTCACGATACCACGGGCAACTGGGAACGCCTGGGCGATGCTGTCGATTTCTGGCTCCGCGAAGAAACGGTGCAGATGATTTCGAACCATCAGCAGTACTTGATTCTGAACATCGGTAACGAACCGGGTGCAGAATCCAAGTCCGCAGACGAATTCTTCACCGTCTATAATTCCATTGTCACCAGGATGCGCGCCGCCAACATCCGCATTCCGCTGATGATTGACGCCGACCAATGGGGCCAAAGCGAAAAGAATTTGCTTGAAGTTGGCCCCAAGCTTTTGCAGGCCGATCCGGAACACAACCTTTTGTTCTCGCTGCATATGTGGTGGCCCTCGGAACGTCACGATCCGAAAGCTACGGGCTACGCTACCGTTCAAGACCGAATCCGCGGCGTACTCGAAGCCTCTGTCGAAAAGAATCTGCCGCTTATCGTGGGCGAATTCGCTCCTGTTGCCGCTGGCGATATCAAGGAAATCCCGTATAAGTTCATTATGGCCGAAGCCGAACGCCTGAGCATCGGCTGGCTCGCCTGGAGCTGGGGGCCGGGTAACTTCGACAGCCCCGAAATGGATATGACAGTCCACAGCTCATTCAATACCCTGGTGGGCTGGGGCAAGGAAGTCTGCGTCGATAACCCGAACGGCATCCAGAACACGAGCGTCATTCCGACATTCATTCAAGAGAAGAATTTTGATACAGGCTCCCAGGCAATCGATGCAAACCTGATCCAAAATGGCGATTTTTCTGCCGACGAACCGCTGACCAACTGGCAAGTGGACTTCTGGGGCGGCAAGGCCGACGTCAAGGTCACGAAGGGCGTTGTCCGTTTTGACATCAAGAAGGCAGGCAAGGAATCCTGGAACCTGCAGTTCAAGCAGAAACTTTCGCTCCGCGAAGGTATCACCTACATTTTCAGCATGCGCGCCAAGGCTGACAAGCCCCGCACCCTGAATGTGAACATCAAGCGAGATTCCGAAGAATATACGCCCTACGCCAACGGCCGTATCCTGGACTTGAGTACCAGCTGGCAGAGCTTTAGCTGGAAGTTTACCATGAAAGAAGATTCGGACCCCAATGCCTTGTTGATTTACGATATGGGCGGGGTACCAATTTCTTGGGAACTCAGCGATATTTCGCTTGTGCAGGCCCGCAGCGTAGAAGACCGCCTCAACCGAACCTTCCAGCGCAATGTGCAGAAGAATTCGGGCTATTTTAACGCCCCGAATGGCCCCTGGGAATTGCATTTGTATTCCACCAAGGGTGAGCTTCTGGAGGTGCTCGACAAGGGGCGTGGTGGTGAAGGCATGCGCCAGTACCCCAAAATCGAACGCAGCGGAATCATGGTCGTAAAGGACCTGTCCAAATAG
- a CDS encoding TIGR03915 family putative DNA repair protein, with translation MLSISYDSTFDGFLSVVFEIYRQHLEVGEIHGDRSTSPCNLFMQPFRIETSEEEAARLKRAIENYTNADILELLHVAFRSEEEGIEMKILAYLRKVFDGKDPKYAKNPTSDEMLPLFMTARAVRHEAGGMLGLVRFSKTSDGTYFAEIEPKYDILDMIVGHFRGRFANEKWAIYDSKRGYGVYYAGHQLAEITIPNLDAVTKATPPDEMVRLWQDYYKSIAIKERENPKLLRRCLPVRYWNHLPERQMSSC, from the coding sequence ATGCTTTCTATTTCTTACGATTCCACTTTCGACGGCTTCTTGAGTGTCGTATTCGAGATTTACCGCCAGCACCTGGAAGTGGGCGAGATTCATGGCGACCGCAGTACATCGCCATGCAACCTGTTTATGCAGCCCTTCCGCATCGAAACATCCGAAGAAGAAGCGGCCAGGCTCAAGCGGGCTATCGAAAACTACACAAACGCTGATATTTTGGAACTTTTGCATGTAGCGTTCCGCTCCGAAGAAGAGGGCATCGAGATGAAGATTCTTGCCTATCTACGCAAAGTTTTTGACGGCAAGGATCCGAAATACGCCAAGAACCCGACCTCCGACGAAATGCTCCCGCTGTTCATGACAGCACGTGCCGTGCGTCACGAAGCTGGCGGAATGCTCGGGCTTGTTCGCTTCAGCAAGACATCTGACGGCACGTATTTCGCCGAAATTGAACCCAAATATGACATTTTGGACATGATTGTGGGGCACTTTCGCGGGCGATTCGCCAACGAAAAGTGGGCGATTTACGATTCCAAACGCGGTTACGGCGTGTATTACGCGGGCCATCAGCTTGCAGAAATCACCATTCCGAACCTAGATGCAGTCACCAAGGCCACTCCGCCCGACGAAATGGTCCGCCTTTGGCAGGATTATTACAAGTCAATCGCCATCAAGGAGCGCGAAAACCCCAAACTTTTAAGGAGATGCCTGCCTGTTCGCTATTGGAACCACTTGCCAGAACGACAAATGAGCTCTTGTTGA
- a CDS encoding putative DNA modification/repair radical SAM protein, which yields MDVREKLNILSAAAKYDVSCSSSGSKRQAPKGGLGSACSAGICHTWSSDGRCISLLKVLMSNACKYDCAYCINRRSNDIPRATFTPKELINLTLEFYRRNYIEGLFLSSAVVGSPDRTMEMLIQVAKELRTVHKFGGYIHLKAIPGASRELLYQAGLYADRSSVNIEIPTDRALQYLAPEKNHASIMTPMNFLAEKKLEYKSERCRYSPKFLPAGQSTQMIVGAAGESDLQILTLSNGFYKQQQMKRVYFSGYVPVNADKRLPALTTKPPLLREHRLYQADWLMRFYKFGYNEVVDQAHPNLDLELDPKAAWALRHPEFFPIDIQTADYEMLLRVPGIGVKSAQLIASGRRFSKIRLEHLKKMGVVLKRAQYFIYHPDTPACLRRLYPEMVRPLLLPKPQPLQLDLFSNQPLALPA from the coding sequence ATGGACGTTCGCGAAAAATTGAATATTCTTTCGGCCGCGGCCAAGTACGACGTGTCGTGTTCTTCGAGCGGATCTAAGCGACAAGCCCCCAAGGGCGGGCTCGGGAGTGCCTGTAGTGCAGGAATTTGCCACACTTGGTCATCGGACGGGCGATGCATTTCGCTTTTGAAGGTGCTCATGAGCAACGCCTGCAAGTACGATTGCGCCTATTGTATTAACCGCCGCAGTAACGATATCCCTCGGGCCACGTTCACGCCCAAGGAACTCATCAACTTGACTCTTGAGTTTTACCGACGCAACTACATCGAGGGCCTTTTCTTGAGTTCTGCGGTGGTGGGGTCTCCTGACCGCACCATGGAAATGCTGATTCAAGTCGCCAAGGAGTTGCGCACCGTCCACAAATTTGGCGGTTACATTCACCTGAAGGCAATTCCCGGTGCAAGTCGCGAGCTTTTGTACCAGGCGGGGCTTTATGCCGACCGCAGCAGCGTGAATATCGAGATCCCGACCGACAGGGCGTTGCAATACTTGGCCCCCGAAAAAAATCACGCCTCTATCATGACGCCCATGAACTTTCTTGCCGAAAAGAAACTGGAGTACAAGAGCGAGCGATGCCGCTATTCGCCTAAATTCTTACCGGCAGGCCAAAGTACGCAGATGATTGTAGGAGCAGCGGGGGAGTCGGACTTGCAAATTCTGACCCTTTCTAACGGATTCTACAAGCAGCAGCAAATGAAGCGCGTGTATTTTTCGGGCTATGTACCGGTCAACGCCGACAAACGCCTGCCTGCACTCACGACAAAGCCGCCCCTGCTGCGCGAACACAGGCTTTACCAGGCCGACTGGCTTATGCGATTCTATAAATTCGGCTACAACGAAGTAGTCGACCAGGCGCACCCGAATCTGGACCTGGAGCTAGACCCCAAGGCGGCGTGGGCACTTAGACACCCGGAATTTTTCCCCATCGACATCCAAACTGCCGACTACGAAATGCTCTTGCGTGTGCCTGGAATCGGCGTCAAATCAGCGCAATTGATCGCTTCGGGGCGCAGGTTTTCTAAAATCCGCCTAGAACATCTAAAGAAAATGGGCGTTGTACTCAAGCGGGCGCAGTACTTTATTTACCACCCGGACACTCCCGCCTGTTTGCGCAGGCTTTACCCCGAAATGGTGCGGCCCTTGCTGCTCCCCAAGCCCCAGCCCTTGCAGCTAGATTTGTTCTCCAACCAACCCCTTGCACTCCCCGCTTAA
- a CDS encoding TIGR02147 family protein — protein sequence MKPIVDYQDYHAFLSDYYEERKHTSVFSWREFAKIAGFVSPSYLKMVCEGKTNLSRVTSERVAQVVGLVGFEVDYFKAMVNFGNAKKDDVKRRYFDEMQAIATAHKVRIVDKTAFEFYDSWKNPVVRELAPMMPGAMPGEIAKMCNQEISAYEVRKSLLFLERAGLLKKIGEETYVQTEKSVIGSKEGLPLAIRTMHREMGRLAVDSLEKFDSSERNVTGITMGLNHKAYEKIVEELDACRKKIVAIATECDELDQVYRLNLQLFPLTKQVKGSKEA from the coding sequence ATGAAACCTATTGTTGACTATCAAGATTATCACGCTTTTTTAAGTGATTACTATGAAGAACGCAAGCATACTTCAGTGTTTTCGTGGCGTGAGTTTGCGAAAATAGCAGGCTTCGTTTCTCCATCGTACCTTAAAATGGTATGCGAGGGCAAAACAAACTTGAGTCGAGTGACCTCAGAACGCGTTGCTCAAGTAGTTGGACTCGTCGGATTCGAAGTAGATTACTTTAAGGCAATGGTCAATTTTGGCAATGCTAAAAAAGACGATGTCAAAAGACGCTACTTTGACGAAATGCAAGCCATTGCAACGGCACACAAAGTACGAATCGTCGACAAAACCGCATTCGAATTTTACGACAGTTGGAAAAATCCGGTAGTGCGAGAACTTGCACCCATGATGCCGGGAGCCATGCCGGGCGAAATTGCAAAAATGTGCAACCAGGAAATTTCTGCTTACGAAGTCCGCAAGTCGCTCCTGTTTTTAGAGCGAGCAGGACTTCTGAAAAAAATCGGTGAAGAAACCTACGTGCAAACCGAAAAGTCCGTCATCGGTTCCAAGGAAGGGCTTCCACTCGCCATTCGTACCATGCACCGCGAAATGGGCCGCCTCGCTGTCGATTCTCTAGAAAAATTCGATTCCAGCGAACGTAACGTGACCGGAATTACGATGGGCTTGAACCATAAAGCCTACGAAAAGATTGTCGAAGAACTTGACGCCTGTCGCAAGAAAATTGTGGCTATAGCCACGGAATGCGACGAACTTGATCAAGTTTACAGGTTAAATTTACAACTATTCCCTCTGACCAAGCAAGTCAAGGGTTCCAAGGAGGCTTAA
- a CDS encoding TIGR02147 family protein, translating to MKPVMEYTSYRVYIRDFYAEHKERFGFTWRDFAKAAGYSSPVFLKLVCDSKANLSEAGIERVASAMGLVGVDLQYFRLLVEFNQEKSSIAKKKIFAELRKIANENAFALVGEDQYDYYGSWLNPVLREMAPRLNGATPAQMAGELVFDSDASHVKNSLKLLEKNGLLVKDEQGRYNQNSRSVTTGNLDVTSLAIREMHRQMGELGVQSLDQVPVKERDISGLTIGISETAFEKITKEIADFRRRISSIVMEDSGEERVYRLNVQLFPLTRTLPKEERHA from the coding sequence ATGAAACCCGTAATGGAATACACCAGCTACCGCGTCTATATTCGCGACTTTTATGCCGAGCACAAAGAACGCTTCGGTTTTACTTGGCGTGATTTTGCAAAAGCGGCAGGGTATTCTTCGCCGGTGTTCTTGAAATTGGTTTGCGACAGTAAGGCAAACTTGAGCGAAGCGGGCATTGAACGTGTCGCTTCGGCCATGGGACTTGTCGGTGTCGACTTGCAGTATTTTAGACTTCTTGTGGAATTCAACCAAGAAAAGTCTTCCATCGCCAAGAAAAAAATTTTTGCTGAATTACGCAAGATTGCCAACGAAAACGCTTTTGCACTTGTCGGTGAAGATCAGTACGATTATTATGGCAGCTGGTTGAATCCGGTTCTTCGCGAAATGGCCCCGCGCCTAAACGGCGCAACCCCCGCCCAAATGGCGGGGGAGCTCGTCTTTGATAGCGACGCATCTCATGTCAAAAATTCGCTGAAATTACTGGAAAAGAACGGACTTCTTGTCAAAGACGAGCAGGGCCGTTACAATCAAAATTCTCGTTCGGTAACCACAGGCAACCTTGATGTCACCTCGCTGGCCATCCGCGAAATGCATCGCCAAATGGGCGAGCTCGGCGTGCAAAGCCTCGACCAGGTTCCTGTTAAAGAACGCGATATTTCCGGCCTTACAATCGGTATTTCCGAAACCGCTTTTGAAAAGATCACGAAGGAAATTGCCGATTTCCGTCGCCGCATCAGCTCCATCGTCATGGAAGATTCTGGCGAAGAACGAGTTTATCGTCTGAACGTGCAGCTGTTCCCCCTCACACGCACTTTGCCGAAGGAGGAACGCCATGCTTAA
- a CDS encoding sensor domain-containing diguanylate cyclase yields MKKEELQKFVESFPTMTSILSVEKRTDGSIGTIRIEAGNQIYIKSMERKDEDGNSVFTQTFVPGSNYERYMEKELNFEKFVYQSAILHKPVHAYIRPERFNFCINEFLMPVDVEDDEKGYCVFTIEIQPEEDLDTSTRLSSEISQNVLKACIKLRGSKDFKKTMDEVIEDVRTICKASTCSVLLTDFKERTCSILSCARRQGMPPLDLDRVFNNEYIYIAESWIEILKGSNCLIIQNEADMEIIRQKNPDWYKSLTDACVKSIVLLPLTNNDEFIGFIWATNFDTSRVLRIKETLELVTFFIASEVASYKLVQRLRFLSNEDLLTGVNNRNAMNNRVLQFVSGEVNYRTISVVFADLNGLKPINDNEGHNAGDALLKSAAEILKQTFSDCEIYRAGGDEFVVVAIDVPKESLEARVETLRKKSKVKGNVSFAIGFYHDENGGDVRKAMREADALMYEDKKTHYSTARVQSY; encoded by the coding sequence ATGAAAAAAGAAGAATTGCAAAAATTCGTTGAATCTTTTCCGACTATGACGAGTATTCTATCGGTAGAAAAGCGTACCGATGGAAGTATCGGGACTATCCGCATCGAAGCGGGTAACCAAATCTATATCAAGTCCATGGAAAGAAAAGACGAGGACGGCAATTCCGTATTCACCCAGACTTTTGTTCCGGGCTCCAATTATGAACGGTACATGGAAAAGGAACTGAACTTCGAGAAGTTCGTTTACCAGAGCGCCATTCTGCATAAGCCGGTTCATGCCTACATTCGCCCGGAACGCTTTAATTTTTGCATCAATGAATTCTTGATGCCCGTCGATGTCGAAGACGACGAAAAGGGCTATTGCGTCTTTACCATTGAAATCCAGCCCGAAGAAGACCTTGACACCTCCACAAGGCTTTCTTCTGAAATTTCGCAAAACGTGCTCAAGGCATGCATCAAGCTGCGCGGTTCAAAGGATTTCAAGAAAACCATGGACGAGGTGATTGAAGACGTTCGCACCATTTGCAAAGCGAGCACCTGCAGTGTTCTGTTGACCGACTTCAAGGAGAGAACCTGCTCCATTTTGAGCTGTGCCCGAAGGCAAGGAATGCCTCCGCTAGATCTTGATAGGGTATTCAACAACGAATATATCTATATCGCGGAATCCTGGATTGAAATACTTAAGGGAAGCAATTGCCTGATTATCCAGAACGAAGCGGATATGGAAATTATTCGCCAGAAAAACCCGGACTGGTACAAATCGTTGACAGATGCCTGTGTCAAAAGCATTGTCCTGCTGCCATTGACGAACAATGACGAATTTATCGGGTTCATTTGGGCGACTAACTTTGATACCTCCAGAGTCCTGCGCATTAAGGAAACCCTTGAACTGGTGACCTTCTTTATTGCCTCTGAAGTGGCCAGCTACAAGTTGGTGCAGCGCCTTAGGTTCTTGAGCAATGAAGACCTCCTGACTGGCGTGAATAACCGAAACGCCATGAACAACAGGGTGCTTCAATTTGTAAGTGGCGAAGTCAACTACAGGACGATTTCCGTGGTTTTTGCAGACTTGAACGGTCTTAAGCCCATTAACGATAACGAAGGTCACAATGCCGGCGACGCCCTCTTGAAGAGCGCCGCAGAAATCTTGAAGCAGACCTTCTCGGATTGTGAAATCTACCGTGCAGGTGGCGACGAATTTGTCGTCGTGGCAATCGATGTTCCCAAGGAAAGCCTTGAAGCTAGAGTCGAAACGCTCCGCAAAAAATCCAAGGTCAAGGGCAACGTGAGTTTCGCTATCGGGTTCTACCACGACGAAAACGGGGGAGATGTACGTAAGGCGATGCGCGAAGCCGATGCCCTCATGTACGAAGATAAAAAGACCCATTACTCAACCGCTCGCGTCCAATCATACTAA
- a CDS encoding M3 family oligoendopeptidase: MRTFVPENFNVDNVKEVENLYQSLLDENVPNSPEALRAWILKWSELGSVLSEVSCRRYVAMTVNTKDEAAAKAYEDFVSNVDPISNEFSDKLNKKLMAHPAKDQLKGEFGVWFKSVQVSLDLFSPANIPLETEETIAIQAYQKITGGMSVEFDGGIKTMQQLSAYLEKTDRDLRERAFRTMWDRRLKDKDALDASFDKLFQIRNKIAKNAHCKNFIDYIFLAKRRFDYTPADCKNFHESVEKLVLPLLKEIYKKRAEKMGLKTLRPWDLSVDPLNRAPLKPYSNGDELIEKVDQIFELIHPQAGIWAREMQAKKLIDPDSRLGKAPGGYQIGFDESRLPFIFMNSAETDRDIYTLLHESGHSFHQYALANQPILAYRDVPSEFAEVASMSMELIGMSNLKPFYGDDAEAIRRSIEGELEDVIWLFPWVASIDSFQHELYSRPNHTAKDREEIWKGIMDRYDAGVDYAGLENVRNNMWQKQLHLFECPFYYIEYGIAQLGALQVWANFKKDPKKAIDDLFRAESLGDSRPLPELFAAANIKFDFTAKTIEPLMQVVWDELN; this comes from the coding sequence ATGCGTACTTTTGTACCTGAAAATTTTAATGTAGACAACGTTAAGGAAGTTGAAAATTTATACCAGAGCCTTCTGGACGAAAACGTCCCGAACTCCCCCGAGGCTTTGCGAGCCTGGATTCTGAAATGGAGCGAACTGGGCTCGGTTCTTTCGGAAGTTTCTTGCCGCCGTTACGTGGCCATGACCGTAAACACCAAGGATGAAGCGGCTGCCAAGGCCTACGAAGACTTTGTCAGTAACGTAGATCCAATTTCTAACGAGTTTAGCGACAAGCTGAATAAAAAGTTAATGGCCCACCCCGCCAAGGATCAGCTGAAAGGCGAATTCGGCGTGTGGTTCAAGAGTGTGCAGGTGTCCCTGGACCTGTTCTCCCCCGCCAACATTCCCCTTGAAACCGAAGAGACCATTGCCATTCAGGCTTACCAGAAGATTACCGGTGGCATGAGCGTGGAATTCGATGGCGGAATCAAGACCATGCAGCAGCTGAGCGCTTACCTGGAAAAGACCGACCGCGACTTGCGCGAACGCGCCTTCCGCACCATGTGGGATCGTCGCCTCAAGGACAAGGACGCTCTCGATGCATCCTTTGACAAACTTTTCCAGATCCGCAACAAGATTGCAAAAAACGCTCATTGCAAGAACTTTATCGACTACATCTTCTTGGCCAAGCGCCGTTTTGACTACACCCCTGCTGACTGCAAGAATTTCCACGAGAGCGTCGAAAAGCTCGTGCTTCCGCTCCTTAAAGAAATCTACAAGAAGCGTGCCGAAAAAATGGGTCTCAAGACGCTTCGCCCGTGGGATTTGAGTGTCGATCCGCTGAATCGTGCTCCGCTAAAGCCCTACAGCAATGGCGACGAACTTATCGAAAAGGTGGACCAGATTTTTGAATTGATTCACCCGCAGGCGGGCATATGGGCCCGTGAAATGCAGGCGAAGAAGCTTATCGATCCGGATAGCCGTTTGGGCAAGGCTCCGGGTGGCTACCAGATTGGTTTCGACGAAAGCCGTCTCCCCTTCATTTTCATGAATTCGGCCGAAACTGACCGCGACATCTACACGCTGTTGCATGAATCGGGCCATTCCTTCCATCAGTATGCCCTGGCAAATCAACCCATTCTCGCCTACCGCGACGTTCCGTCTGAATTCGCCGAAGTGGCAAGCATGAGTATGGAACTCATTGGCATGAGCAACCTGAAGCCTTTCTACGGAGATGATGCCGAGGCCATTCGCCGCAGTATCGAAGGCGAACTGGAAGATGTAATTTGGCTGTTCCCCTGGGTGGCAAGCATCGATAGCTTCCAGCATGAACTTTACAGCCGTCCGAACCATACGGCCAAGGACCGCGAAGAAATCTGGAAGGGGATCATGGATCGCTACGATGCAGGCGTGGACTATGCCGGGTTGGAAAATGTCCGAAACAACATGTGGCAGAAGCAGCTGCACCTGTTCGAATGCCCGTTCTACTATATCGAGTACGGAATTGCGCAGCTTGGCGCGCTCCAGGTGTGGGCAAACTTTAAAAAAGACCCGAAAAAGGCCATTGATGACCTGTTTAGGGCCGAAAGTTTGGGCGATAGCCGCCCCCTACCGGAGCTTTTTGCCGCCGCAAACATCAAGTTTGATTTCACTGCGAAGACCATCGAACCGCTTATGCAGGTCGTGTGGGATGAATTAAATTAG
- a CDS encoding PAS domain-containing protein, translating into MMNTIDLAYFEVNEHGRLLSGNRRFCRMFGFEPSELQWHYVTDLYRYISDWEKFRNDTVNSSFNTRMRNRRGRSFECCIVREIVQNANGEIIFRNTVRRVGECSNVETQTTPLSMVFLAKCADCGSQIRVTSVAEARLRMLCNQCAAKAFPEAYYRKSAEV; encoded by the coding sequence ATGATGAACACTATCGATCTTGCATATTTCGAAGTTAATGAACATGGCCGCCTTCTCAGCGGCAACAGGCGCTTTTGCCGCATGTTCGGCTTTGAACCGTCGGAACTGCAGTGGCACTATGTAACGGACTTGTACCGCTACATAAGCGACTGGGAAAAGTTCCGCAACGACACGGTCAATTCAAGTTTCAACACCCGCATGAGAAATCGCCGCGGGCGCAGCTTCGAATGCTGTATCGTACGTGAAATTGTCCAGAACGCCAACGGGGAAATCATATTCCGCAACACTGTTCGCAGGGTAGGCGAGTGCAGCAATGTCGAAACGCAGACAACGCCGTTGTCCATGGTTTTCTTGGCCAAGTGCGCCGACTGCGGCTCACAGATTCGGGTGACTTCTGTCGCCGAAGCAAGACTCCGCATGCTCTGCAACCAATGCGCAGCCAAGGCTTTCCCGGAAGCATACTACCGCAAAAGCGCGGAGGTTTAA
- a CDS encoding GGDEF domain-containing protein has protein sequence MDLQEYVNQFDSMTCIMSVEKKSDGSYGKIRIEVGNPAYVASFDKANAPIAMKDENGFVPGCEYTTYLPKDLNFEHFVVASAVNKKPMHAYIHPDRYPIWFNIFSLPLNIDDPDKYYCTYTQELSTEANTEQMTNLSAKATSQVLQTCIKLRSSTNFLKTMDEIIHDIRTACEASYCCVMLTDFKERTCSLLSEDIAVGVPQHSLKNFLDDSFIEYAESWLKTIDGSNCLVIQDENDMSEVKLRNPNWYRSLKSAEVESLVLFPLQYNGETVGFIWATNFDTKDTDRIKETLELTTFFIASEIANYQLLQRLEMLSSTDLLTGVLNRNAMNNRVLRMVTGRERKPESIGIVFADLNGLKPVNDKEGHNAGDCLLKEAALILKLSFEGCEIYRAGGDEFVIIALDKPRKEIESRVEKIRKDSADPQNVSFAVGFYYDDKGGDIRVAMREADALMYEDKKQYYDRFPELRRK, from the coding sequence ATGGATCTACAGGAATATGTGAATCAATTCGATTCGATGACCTGTATCATGTCTGTCGAAAAAAAATCTGACGGGTCTTACGGGAAAATACGAATCGAAGTGGGAAATCCTGCATATGTTGCTTCTTTTGACAAAGCAAATGCCCCCATAGCCATGAAAGACGAGAATGGATTTGTTCCCGGATGCGAGTACACGACCTACCTCCCGAAGGATTTAAACTTTGAACATTTTGTTGTAGCCAGCGCAGTCAACAAAAAACCAATGCACGCCTATATCCACCCGGACCGTTACCCCATTTGGTTCAACATTTTCAGCCTTCCATTAAATATTGACGATCCTGACAAGTATTACTGTACCTACACCCAAGAACTCTCGACCGAAGCAAATACAGAACAGATGACGAATTTGTCTGCCAAGGCAACATCACAAGTCTTGCAGACCTGCATCAAGCTTCGTAGTTCTACGAATTTCCTGAAAACGATGGATGAAATCATCCATGATATTCGCACCGCTTGCGAAGCAAGCTATTGCTGTGTCATGCTTACTGATTTTAAAGAAAGGACCTGCAGTCTTTTAAGCGAAGATATTGCAGTCGGCGTGCCGCAACATTCTCTCAAGAATTTTTTGGACGATTCCTTCATTGAATACGCCGAAAGTTGGCTTAAAACCATTGACGGAAGCAATTGTCTAGTCATTCAAGACGAAAACGACATGAGCGAAGTCAAGCTGCGCAATCCCAATTGGTACAGGTCGTTAAAAAGCGCCGAAGTGGAAAGCCTTGTTCTGTTCCCGCTTCAGTATAATGGCGAGACGGTCGGATTCATTTGGGCGACCAACTTCGACACCAAGGATACCGACCGCATTAAAGAAACTCTTGAACTTACGACATTCTTCATAGCCTCAGAAATTGCCAACTATCAACTTCTACAGCGCCTTGAAATGCTGAGTTCGACAGACTTGTTGACGGGAGTCCTGAACCGTAACGCTATGAACAACCGAGTTCTCCGTATGGTTACCGGTCGCGAGCGCAAGCCTGAATCGATTGGCATTGTCTTTGCCGACTTGAACGGGCTTAAACCTGTTAACGACAAGGAAGGCCACAACGCAGGAGACTGCCTGCTGAAAGAAGCCGCCTTGATTCTCAAGTTGTCATTCGAAGGGTGTGAAATTTACCGAGCCGGTGGCGACGAGTTCGTGATTATCGCCTTGGACAAACCTAGAAAAGAGATTGAATCGCGCGTCGAAAAAATCCGGAAGGACTCGGCGGACCCCCAAAATGTCAGCTTTGCGGTAGGATTTTACTATGATGACAAGGGTGGCGACATCCGTGTTGCAATGCGCGAAGCCGACGCCCTTATGTACGAAGACAAAAAACAATACTACGACCGATTCCCTGAATTAAGACGAAAATGA